The Phycisphaeraceae bacterium genome has a window encoding:
- a CDS encoding PAS domain-containing protein has protein sequence MGRRLALILAAAIGLGVAGLCYALLQMGWLNGRPAGHASIAAGGAAFLTAGVLLLTLSLLYNSTLSRLGRALRECADKPDAPRMDSSAWMAPVVREFNAALEIFHQHRARMDEMLNDLRVRQRIVDGERDQLRCVLHTLSDGVIVSDAFDEIVTLNRAAADILGRQVESEERVSVERVIGDRRLCQLIREMRESGVVDEPRTLEMDLQSNGQSSGYQVTVSCLPNRKGEPGAVVTILHDLTREREIAQMKSDFVSKASHELRTPLSSIRAYVEMLVDGEAADEASRREFYTIIQNETERLSRLIDNMLNISRIEAGIVQIEREPVDIRALIRRAADSLSPQAAEKDISISVRAAPVDLTAEGDPDMLYQVVLNLVSNAVKYTPNGGRISVSADTDNLTRTVVVSVSDTGLGIPPDALPRLFEKFYRIENFKRVAKGTGLGLNLCKHIVETVHHGSIGVESKLGMGSKFWFSIPMRYAGAKAA, from the coding sequence ATGGGGCGACGGCTTGCTCTCATCCTGGCGGCGGCAATCGGCCTGGGCGTGGCCGGGCTGTGCTACGCGCTGCTGCAGATGGGCTGGCTCAACGGTCGTCCGGCGGGGCATGCCTCCATCGCCGCCGGTGGGGCCGCGTTCCTGACGGCTGGCGTGCTGCTGTTGACGCTCTCATTGCTGTACAACTCGACCCTTTCCCGGCTTGGCCGCGCGCTCCGGGAGTGCGCCGACAAGCCCGATGCGCCACGGATGGATTCCTCCGCCTGGATGGCGCCGGTGGTGCGCGAGTTCAACGCGGCGCTGGAGATCTTTCACCAGCACCGGGCGCGCATGGACGAGATGCTCAACGATCTGCGCGTGCGTCAGCGCATCGTGGACGGTGAGCGCGATCAACTCCGCTGCGTGCTTCATACGCTGAGCGACGGCGTCATCGTGTCCGATGCGTTCGACGAGATCGTCACGCTGAACCGGGCGGCGGCTGACATCCTTGGACGCCAGGTCGAATCGGAAGAACGGGTGTCCGTGGAGCGCGTCATCGGCGATCGACGGCTCTGCCAGTTGATCCGAGAGATGCGCGAGTCCGGCGTGGTTGACGAGCCGCGGACCCTGGAGATGGATCTTCAATCCAACGGCCAGTCGTCGGGCTACCAGGTGACCGTCTCCTGCCTGCCCAACCGCAAGGGCGAACCGGGCGCGGTGGTGACCATTCTCCACGACCTGACGCGCGAACGGGAAATCGCGCAGATGAAGTCGGACTTCGTATCCAAGGCCAGTCACGAACTGCGCACTCCGCTGTCGTCGATCCGCGCCTATGTGGAGATGCTGGTGGATGGGGAGGCCGCGGACGAGGCGTCGCGCCGCGAGTTCTACACCATCATCCAGAACGAGACGGAGCGCCTGAGCCGGTTGATCGACAACATGCTCAACATCAGCCGCATCGAGGCCGGCATCGTGCAGATCGAGCGCGAACCGGTGGACATCCGCGCGCTGATCCGGCGCGCCGCCGATTCCCTGTCTCCCCAGGCGGCGGAGAAGGACATTTCCATTTCCGTGCGAGCGGCGCCGGTGGACCTGACGGCCGAGGGCGACCCCGACATGCTCTATCAGGTGGTCCTCAACCTGGTCTCCAACGCCGTCAAGTACACGCCCAACGGCGGGCGGATCTCGGTATCCGCCGATACGGACAACCTCACTCGCACCGTGGTGGTCAGCGTCAGCGACACCGGACTGGGAATTCCTCCGGACGCCCTGCCTCGACTGTTCGAGAAGTTCTACCGAATCGAGAATTTCAAGCGCGTGGCCAAGGGAACAGGGCTGGGGCTCAACCTCTGCAAGCACATCGTGGAGACGGTCCACCACGGCTCGATCGGCGTGGAGTCGAAACTTGGCATGGGGTCGAAGTTCTGGTTCTCGATCCCCATGCGCTACGCCGGCGCGAAGGCGGCGTGA
- a CDS encoding response regulator, with translation MARGRILVIDDEPHIVQVVSLKLRNAGFEVIVASDGEEGFELACEHRPDLIITDFQMPYMTGLELCRALASRQDTRSIPVIILTARGYALDEQDLAVGNIRDVVSKPFSPRAILGQIDHCLQSRSGVDSSAEAA, from the coding sequence ATGGCTCGTGGACGCATTCTGGTGATTGATGATGAGCCGCACATCGTGCAGGTGGTGTCGCTCAAACTCCGGAACGCCGGATTCGAGGTGATTGTCGCGTCCGATGGTGAGGAGGGGTTCGAACTTGCCTGCGAGCACCGGCCCGATCTCATCATCACCGACTTCCAGATGCCCTACATGACGGGGCTGGAACTCTGTCGGGCACTGGCGTCGCGACAGGACACCCGGTCAATTCCCGTCATCATCCTGACAGCCAGGGGGTACGCGCTGGATGAGCAAGATCTGGCCGTCGGCAACATCCGCGACGTGGTGAGCAAGCCCTTCAGTCCTCGCGCCATCCTGGGCCAGATCGACCACTGTCTTCAGTCCCGATCCGGTGTCGACTCATCCGCGGAGGCGGCGTGA
- a CDS encoding HD-GYP domain-containing protein encodes MDTTTAAQLAALGVVSASTDANGGSILFDPLIASRPNDSDTRPSTTTTTADLGWLAALLASGRRLIGSHVQRIIQSRRQQCSDARSQSLPPAEIAPSCWAAGIPIVQRRRHVGWRLAIVPTTSFLNSELFLALSGAAGLDARALAGRARDALTRSDDEAIRACRLGLLVIGQQLRQAELTRTVESLGQQLAESYEELSLLYTISQRMTVVQQPRRFVQSSCEGLLETLPYRWVGVRFAGGAGETAGGAGSVGGSGVPGSLRGRLIVAGSPGASLETMRSLTGRLLAEASMDGPSVLEPGEKVEDGWCAALGSPVLAHPICREGHVLGVMLAGGKQGDDRAASSSDMKLLGATASHTGIFLENASLYEDMDAMFLGTLEAITSSIDAKDRYTCGHSRRVAQLSQQLASAVGLDEETVRRVHVAGLVHDVGKIGVPESVLCKPGRLTDEEFALVKQHPEIGHRILKDIPQLRDVLPGVLHHHERWDGEGYPSGLAGESIPLFARLIALADSFDAMSSTRTYRSARDRSWVLSEIVRCSGKQFDPSLVSAFIHMDFSEYDRLVAEHRAAEGLSPARLEEAA; translated from the coding sequence GTGGACACGACGACGGCGGCTCAGCTTGCAGCCCTCGGCGTGGTGTCGGCGTCAACCGACGCAAACGGCGGATCGATCCTGTTCGACCCCCTGATCGCCTCACGCCCGAACGATTCCGACACGAGGCCATCCACCACCACCACCACCGCCGATCTCGGCTGGCTCGCGGCGCTGCTGGCGTCGGGCAGGCGACTCATCGGGTCGCACGTGCAGCGCATCATCCAGTCCAGGAGGCAGCAGTGCAGCGACGCCCGATCCCAATCGCTCCCGCCCGCCGAGATCGCGCCATCCTGCTGGGCCGCGGGCATCCCCATCGTCCAACGTCGACGACACGTGGGCTGGCGACTCGCCATCGTCCCAACCACCAGCTTCCTGAACTCGGAACTGTTCCTCGCCTTGTCCGGCGCGGCGGGGCTCGACGCCCGGGCGCTGGCAGGCCGGGCCCGGGACGCCCTGACACGATCCGACGATGAGGCCATCCGGGCATGCCGACTGGGCCTGCTGGTGATCGGCCAGCAGCTTCGTCAGGCAGAACTCACCCGCACGGTGGAGTCGCTGGGGCAGCAACTGGCGGAGTCGTACGAGGAACTCTCGCTGCTCTACACCATCAGCCAGCGGATGACGGTGGTGCAGCAGCCCCGTCGATTCGTGCAGTCCTCGTGCGAGGGGCTGCTGGAAACCCTGCCCTACCGGTGGGTGGGGGTGCGGTTCGCGGGCGGAGCAGGCGAGACAGCGGGGGGGGCGGGGTCGGTGGGGGGGTCGGGGGTTCCGGGTTCGCTTCGTGGACGGCTGATTGTGGCGGGTTCGCCTGGGGCGTCGTTGGAGACGATGCGGTCGCTGACGGGTCGTCTGCTGGCGGAGGCGTCGATGGATGGCCCGTCGGTGCTGGAGCCGGGGGAGAAGGTGGAGGATGGGTGGTGTGCGGCGCTGGGCTCGCCGGTGCTGGCGCATCCGATCTGCCGCGAGGGTCATGTGCTGGGTGTGATGCTCGCGGGTGGGAAGCAGGGGGATGATCGGGCGGCGTCGTCGTCGGACATGAAACTGCTGGGAGCGACCGCGTCGCACACGGGCATCTTCCTGGAAAACGCGTCGCTGTACGAGGACATGGACGCCATGTTCCTGGGGACGCTGGAGGCGATCACGTCGTCGATCGACGCCAAGGATCGGTACACGTGCGGGCACTCGAGGCGGGTGGCGCAGTTGTCGCAGCAGCTGGCGAGCGCGGTGGGTCTGGACGAGGAGACGGTGCGTCGGGTGCACGTGGCGGGGCTGGTGCATGACGTGGGGAAGATCGGGGTGCCGGAGTCGGTGCTGTGCAAGCCGGGGCGTCTGACGGATGAGGAGTTCGCGCTGGTGAAGCAGCATCCGGAGATCGGGCACCGGATTCTCAAGGACATCCCGCAGCTGCGCGACGTGCTGCCGGGGGTGCTGCACCATCACGAGCGATGGGACGGCGAGGGCTACCCGTCGGGGCTGGCGGGGGAGTCGATTCCGCTGTTCGCGCGGCTGATCGCGCTGGCGGACAGCTTCGACGCGATGAGCTCGACGAGGACGTATCGGTCGGCGCGGGATCGATCGTGGGTGCTGAGCGAGATCGTGCGCTGCTCGGGCAAGCAGTTCGACCCCTCGCTGGTGTCGGCGTTCATCCACATGGATTTCAGCGAGTACGACCGGCTGGTGGCGGAGCACCGGGCGGCGGAGGGTCTTTCGCCCGCGCGGCTGGAGGAGGCGGCATGA
- a CDS encoding STAS domain-containing protein, whose product MKYSFEDHGPTTVLTLSGELTSDQADTFRRSCLERLGRGVRNVVLVLEHLRMIDSAGLEMLLWLREESAQHRGHLRLVNPDPTIRKVLEVTRLDRRFEVHQSIESAAKSLR is encoded by the coding sequence ATGAAGTACAGCTTCGAGGATCACGGGCCCACCACGGTGCTGACGTTGAGCGGGGAGCTGACGTCCGATCAGGCGGACACGTTCCGCCGGTCGTGCCTGGAGCGGCTGGGACGGGGCGTGCGCAACGTGGTGCTGGTGCTGGAGCACCTGCGGATGATCGACTCGGCGGGGCTGGAGATGCTGCTGTGGCTGCGGGAGGAGTCGGCGCAGCATCGAGGCCACCTGCGGCTGGTCAACCCCGACCCCACCATCCGCAAGGTGCTGGAGGTGACGCGGCTGGATCGTCGGTTCGAGGTGCATCAGTCGATCGAATCGGCGGCGAAGTCGCTGCGATAA
- the tadA gene encoding Flp pilus assembly complex ATPase component TadA yields MTTAARQQPTTEATPRIRLGELLVERGLLTPAQLEQALEHQAARGHKKLLGEVIVELNFLPEQKVIEALAECYGVPFLSDPARIADPKVVEMLPREFIEQHGILPLFSVRNELTVAVSEPANLYLIDEIERLTHQAVQIVAATAAEIEAAIRAYLPEANVFVIDDIYEDIDETDFSVIQKQVTELADLEEAAGHSPVVKLVNFLIYSAVQDGASDIHVEPDDRRLRVRYRVDGRLFEKIAPPYQMHPAIVSRIKIMSNLDISERRMPQDGDIHVMMDGRPIDLRVSTMPGKFGEKVVIRIIDTRNALVSMDKLGFAPGTLAAWRNVVSQPNGVALVTGPTGSGKSTTLYSALSKLNRDDINISTVEDPIEANIPNINQFQVNEKAGFNFANALRSLLRQDPDILMVGEIRDEETASIVVQAALTGHLVLTTLHTNDAPSAVTRLVNLGVEPYLVAAVLRGVLAQRLVRKICPHCKESYTPDPVLRDGLESDGRHVELLYRGQGCSRCRSTGFAGRIGIFELLVPDEDLLALIAQGANLQSIREFLARTGFATLRQDGLEKAKQGLTTVEEVFFATSI; encoded by the coding sequence ATGACGACCGCCGCGCGACAACAGCCGACCACGGAGGCGACGCCTCGTATTCGCCTCGGCGAACTGCTCGTGGAGCGCGGGCTGCTGACGCCCGCGCAGCTGGAGCAGGCGCTGGAGCACCAGGCGGCGCGGGGGCACAAGAAGCTGCTGGGCGAGGTGATCGTCGAGTTGAATTTCCTGCCCGAGCAGAAGGTGATCGAAGCGCTGGCGGAATGCTACGGCGTGCCGTTCCTGAGCGACCCGGCGCGCATCGCCGATCCCAAGGTCGTGGAGATGCTGCCGCGCGAGTTCATCGAGCAGCACGGCATCCTGCCGCTCTTTTCGGTTCGCAACGAGCTGACCGTGGCGGTGTCGGAGCCGGCCAACCTGTACCTGATCGACGAGATCGAGCGACTGACGCACCAGGCGGTGCAGATCGTGGCGGCGACGGCGGCGGAAATCGAGGCCGCCATCCGCGCCTATCTGCCCGAGGCCAACGTTTTCGTCATCGACGACATCTACGAGGACATCGACGAGACGGACTTCAGCGTCATCCAGAAGCAGGTGACCGAGCTGGCGGACCTGGAGGAGGCCGCCGGCCACAGCCCGGTGGTCAAGCTGGTCAACTTCCTCATCTACTCGGCGGTGCAGGACGGCGCGTCGGACATTCACGTCGAGCCCGATGATCGACGCCTGCGCGTGCGCTACCGCGTGGATGGCCGGTTGTTCGAGAAGATCGCGCCGCCCTACCAGATGCACCCGGCCATCGTCAGCCGCATCAAGATCATGTCGAATCTCGACATCTCCGAGCGGCGCATGCCGCAGGACGGCGACATCCACGTGATGATGGACGGCCGCCCCATCGACCTGCGCGTCTCGACCATGCCGGGCAAGTTCGGGGAGAAGGTGGTGATCCGGATCATCGACACCCGCAACGCGCTGGTGTCGATGGACAAGCTCGGCTTCGCGCCGGGCACGCTCGCCGCCTGGCGCAACGTGGTCAGCCAGCCCAACGGGGTGGCGCTGGTCACCGGCCCCACCGGGTCAGGCAAGTCCACCACGCTGTATTCCGCCCTGTCGAAACTGAATCGTGACGACATCAACATTTCGACGGTGGAAGACCCGATCGAGGCCAACATTCCCAACATCAACCAGTTTCAGGTCAACGAGAAGGCGGGGTTCAACTTCGCCAACGCCCTGCGATCCCTGCTCAGGCAGGATCCCGACATCCTGATGGTGGGCGAGATCCGCGACGAAGAAACGGCGTCCATCGTCGTCCAGGCGGCCCTGACCGGGCACCTGGTGCTCACCACCCTGCACACCAACGACGCGCCCAGCGCCGTCACCCGACTGGTGAATCTCGGCGTCGAACCATACCTGGTCGCCGCCGTGCTGCGCGGCGTGCTGGCCCAGCGACTGGTGCGCAAGATCTGCCCGCACTGCAAGGAGTCGTACACCCCCGACCCCGTGCTGCGCGACGGGCTGGAGTCCGACGGTCGCCACGTGGAGTTGCTCTATCGCGGACAGGGGTGCAGCCGTTGCCGCTCCACCGGCTTCGCGGGTCGGATCGGCATCTTCGAACTGCTGGTGCCGGATGAGGATCTGCTCGCCCTGATCGCCCAGGGAGCCAACCTGCAGTCCATTCGTGAGTTCCTGGCCCGCACCGGGTTCGCCACCCTGCGCCAGGACGGCCTGGAGAAGGCCAAGCAGGGGCTGACCACGGTCGAGGAAGTGTTCTTCGCCACGAGCATCTGA
- a CDS encoding type II secretion system F family protein, producing the protein MGLQRTFGYRARDAAGQLVTGTLVAASPDEVGSRLRSEGKYVLSVDEHALTSTTAPQLDVEAIRSSEAAKRIRRDDVIAFAQQLGVMLETGVPLGEALDAFRRQSRSPEFRQVLEGVTNAVQAGEPLSVALSRWPRVFPGIMVSLLKAAEASGTMATMLSRIGHYLAKERRTARQIKGALSYPLFMLIIGLGISVFLVAVVLPRFATIYKQRSASLPLPTKILMGISDALIHHVALYGPVVAVLAIALVIWLRRPSGRKAIDWVRLNLPILRTLYGQLYLTRAARTMSTLLAAGVSLLDIIDICRGVTANHYWSRLWDKVDRQVRNGQQVSEAIADSGLIPGNVVSMIAAGERAGRLDEVMERIATFSEDELDTAVKQTTTFIEPLMICIMGVVVGGVAIALLLPIFTVGRVMSGQG; encoded by the coding sequence ATGGGTCTTCAACGCACATTCGGCTACCGGGCACGCGACGCCGCCGGTCAACTGGTGACGGGTACGCTCGTCGCCGCCTCGCCGGACGAGGTAGGGTCGCGTCTGCGGAGCGAGGGCAAGTACGTCCTGAGCGTGGATGAGCACGCCCTGACCTCGACGACGGCGCCGCAGCTGGACGTGGAGGCGATTCGCAGCAGCGAGGCAGCCAAGCGCATCCGCCGCGACGACGTAATCGCGTTCGCGCAGCAGCTGGGGGTGATGCTCGAGACCGGCGTGCCTCTGGGCGAGGCGCTGGACGCCTTCAGGCGTCAGTCGCGCAGTCCTGAGTTCAGGCAGGTGCTCGAGGGCGTCACCAACGCGGTGCAGGCGGGCGAGCCGCTCAGCGTGGCGCTTTCACGGTGGCCTCGGGTCTTTCCCGGCATCATGGTGAGTCTGCTCAAGGCCGCCGAGGCGTCCGGCACCATGGCGACCATGCTGTCACGAATCGGGCATTACCTGGCCAAGGAACGCCGCACGGCGCGGCAGATCAAGGGGGCGCTCTCCTACCCGCTGTTCATGCTGATCATCGGACTTGGAATCTCCGTCTTCCTGGTGGCGGTGGTGCTTCCGCGGTTCGCCACCATCTACAAGCAGCGATCAGCGTCGCTTCCGCTGCCCACCAAGATCCTGATGGGCATCAGTGACGCGCTGATCCACCACGTGGCTCTCTACGGGCCGGTGGTGGCGGTTCTCGCCATCGCTCTGGTGATCTGGCTGCGGCGTCCGTCGGGTCGCAAGGCCATTGACTGGGTGCGTCTGAATCTGCCCATCCTTCGCACGCTTTACGGCCAGTTGTATCTCACCCGCGCGGCCCGCACCATGTCCACCCTGCTGGCGGCGGGAGTCAGTCTTCTGGACATCATCGACATCTGCCGCGGAGTGACCGCCAACCACTACTGGAGCCGGCTCTGGGACAAGGTGGACAGGCAGGTGCGCAACGGCCAGCAGGTTTCCGAGGCCATCGCCGACAGCGGGCTGATTCCCGGCAACGTAGTGTCCATGATCGCCGCCGGCGAGCGGGCCGGACGGCTGGATGAGGTCATGGAGCGGATCGCCACGTTCAGCGAGGATGAACTGGACACGGCGGTCAAGCAGACGACGACGTTCATCGAGCCGTTGATGATCTGCATCATGGGCGTCGTGGTGGGCGGTGTGGCCATCGCCCTGCTGCTCCCCATCTTCACCGTGGGTCGGGTGATGTCGGGTCAGGGATAG